The Bradysia coprophila strain Holo2 chromosome IV, BU_Bcop_v1, whole genome shotgun sequence genome includes a region encoding these proteins:
- the LOC119066789 gene encoding uncharacterized protein LOC119066789 — translation MYKFLFLVGFVSLTVVAYDFKDSEFNEYLMQDLLDYNQEVDDVFVSARIRRDTTTENKDEDKKCKSKKHGMWKCCNDNSNDKTFDKFKDMKKQCFQEIRGPKGEESLDMFSCEKVNKTKEEFVCVTQCVGQKLNIVDKDGNLIEAAVKEHVKNDISSSQWQKDISDAVSQTCIAEAKEAVKANPPEAGKCSCAAIKFSHCMWREMVKACPKDLQSDSNKCTKLREKLDKGEKIDFHQFHRYHHHHRSDDSNDE, via the exons ATGTATAAGTTTCTGTTTTTGGTTGGTTTTGTCAGTTTGACCGTAGTTGCTTACGACTTTAAGGACTCAGAATTCA ATGAATACTTAATGCAAGACTTGCTCGATTACAATCAAGAAGTAGATGATGTTTTTGTGTCGGCCCGAATTCGCAGAGATACAACAACCGAAAATAAGGACGAGGACAAAAAGTGCAAGTCAAAGAAACA TGGCATGTGGAAGTGCTGCAACGACAACAGCAATGACAAGACATTCGACAAATTCAAGGATATGAAGAAACAATGCTTCCAAGAGATTCGTGGCCCCAAAG GTGAAGAATCGCTAGATATGTTCTCATGTGAAAAAGTCAACAAGACAAAGGAGGAATTCGTCTGTGTTACACAATGTGTTGGACAGAAACTTAACATT GTGGACAAAGACGGAAATTTGATTGAGGCTGCTGTCAAGGAGCACGTTAAAAATGATATCAGTTCTTCCCAATGGCAAAAGGATATTTCCGACGCAGTTAGCCAGACATGCATTGCTGAGGCAAAGGAAGCCGTAAAAGCCAATCCACCAGAGGCAGGAAAATGCAGTTGTGCCGCTATAAAATTCTCGCACTGTATGTGGCGCGAAATGGTAAAAGCTTGCCCAAAGGACTTGCAAAGTGATTCGAACAAATGCACTAAACTACGTGAAAAGTTGGACAAGGGAGAAAAGATTGACTTCCATCAATTCCACCGTTATCATCACCATCACAGATCTGATGATTCCAATGACGAGTAA